In the Bacteroidales bacterium genome, one interval contains:
- a CDS encoding thioredoxin family protein, whose amino-acid sequence MEIKILGTGCPKCKTLDKTVRDLVEKEQIQATIIKVEDIMEIMSYGIMSTPALVVNGKVEIKGRVPSYEEIKEVLTKYQ is encoded by the coding sequence ATGGAAATCAAAATCTTAGGGACGGGATGCCCCAAATGCAAAACACTTGACAAGACCGTCCGCGATCTGGTGGAAAAGGAACAGATCCAGGCGACGATCATTAAGGTGGAAGACATCATGGAGATCATGAGCTACGGGATCATGTCCACACCGGCCCTGGTGGTCAATGGAAAGGTTGAAATCAAAGGACGGGTTCCCTCGTATGAGGAGATCAAAGAAGTTTTAACAAAGTACCAATGA
- a CDS encoding tyrosine-type recombinase/integrase: protein MIANVHFYLKPGKPNKKGEKPIVMRITYNNQRSVIHIGFMIKPKYWAKNQLVLPNPAHEPDNFHQIINKRIKTYRKIAEDTISNAIENGISLSDAYLKNQIKNVGQMESGKKTFFTALQEYIDSSKSTKAERTIKGYTTTKTFLKDFEDATGFNIDFNTINLTFYDKLRNYAFLEREILDNYFAKIISTLKSFMNWAGDRGYHKNQFYSKFKATEKENEVIFLTLEELMTLKDFTFEKNNYRKARDIFCFGCFTGLRISDILQLTRDHVKNGQIIKSIQKTRRMEMIPINKFAQEIIDRYPKDSARLLPKMSQQKLNQYIKKCCEEAKFTEMIKIVRFSGNQPTEYTYPKHELITSHVARKTFITNSLMLNMNPKVIKEIVGHKKDSTLNKYLKITEQFKADQMKNTWDLVDKKPRKSKKKGKNLRKSKKDE, encoded by the coding sequence ATGATTGCAAATGTACATTTTTATCTGAAACCGGGAAAACCGAACAAGAAAGGTGAAAAACCCATTGTCATGCGAATTACCTACAACAATCAGCGTTCGGTTATTCATATTGGTTTCATGATTAAACCAAAATACTGGGCAAAGAATCAGTTGGTTTTACCAAATCCGGCGCACGAACCGGATAATTTTCACCAAATAATAAACAAGAGAATTAAGACCTATCGGAAAATAGCCGAAGACACTATCAGCAATGCGATTGAAAATGGAATTTCGCTTTCTGATGCCTACCTGAAGAACCAGATCAAGAATGTGGGTCAAATGGAATCAGGCAAAAAAACATTTTTCACTGCCTTGCAGGAATATATAGATTCAAGTAAATCGACCAAGGCAGAAAGAACTATAAAGGGCTATACAACCACCAAGACATTCTTGAAGGATTTCGAAGATGCTACCGGATTTAACATTGACTTCAATACGATCAATTTGACGTTTTATGATAAGCTAAGAAATTATGCCTTTTTAGAGAGGGAAATACTTGATAATTATTTCGCAAAAATAATTTCTACCCTGAAATCATTTATGAATTGGGCAGGGGACAGGGGTTATCATAAAAACCAGTTCTATTCTAAATTCAAAGCAACTGAAAAGGAAAATGAGGTAATATTTCTGACTCTGGAAGAACTTATGACCCTCAAGGATTTTACGTTCGAAAAAAATAATTATCGGAAAGCAAGAGATATATTTTGTTTTGGATGTTTTACGGGACTTAGAATCTCAGATATCTTACAGTTGACAAGGGATCATGTTAAGAACGGTCAAATTATTAAATCTATACAAAAGACCAGACGTATGGAAATGATCCCGATCAACAAATTCGCCCAGGAAATTATTGATCGCTACCCAAAAGACTCAGCCAGACTTTTACCTAAAATGTCGCAACAAAAATTAAATCAATATATTAAAAAGTGTTGCGAGGAAGCGAAATTCACTGAAATGATCAAGATTGTAAGATTCTCTGGCAACCAACCAACAGAATACACCTATCCTAAACATGAATTAATCACTTCTCATGTTGCCCGAAAGACTTTTATAACAAACTCACTCATGTTAAACATGAATCCCAAGGTAATCAAGGAAATTGTAGGGCATAAAAAGGATAGTACACTAAATAAGTACCTTAAAATAACTGAACAGTTTAAAGCTGACCAGATGAAAAATACCTGGGATCTGGTTGATAAAAAGCCCAGGAAGTCCAAAAAGAAAGGAAAAAACCTAAGAAAAAGTAAAAAAGATGAGTAG
- a CDS encoding aromatic aminobenezylarsenical efflux permease ArsG family transporter: protein MEFLQNILDTSQYAILTAFILGLMTAISPCPLATNISAIGFISRDLEDRRKVFLKGLVYTLGRVISYTGLAVIIYLGASKINIASVFQGWGEKLLGPLLILIGLFMLDILKIKFPGFSRLSEKIGGKSKGSYWSTLLLGIIFALAFCPYSGVLYFVMLIPMTVASASGLYLPAVFAIATGLPVILFAWLLAYAVGNVGKIYNRIKTFEIWFRRIVAVLFIGVGLYYVIIIYF, encoded by the coding sequence ATGGAATTCCTGCAAAATATACTCGATACTTCCCAATATGCGATCCTGACCGCTTTCATTCTGGGACTGATGACCGCCATCAGTCCCTGTCCCCTGGCCACGAATATTTCCGCTATCGGATTCATCAGCAGGGACCTGGAGGATCGCCGGAAGGTTTTTCTCAAGGGATTGGTCTATACCCTGGGCAGGGTAATTTCCTACACCGGTCTGGCAGTAATCATCTATTTGGGAGCCAGCAAAATAAACATAGCATCGGTATTCCAGGGCTGGGGCGAGAAACTGCTGGGACCCTTGCTGATCCTTATCGGATTGTTCATGCTGGATATCCTGAAAATCAAATTTCCCGGCTTCTCCCGACTTTCAGAAAAGATCGGCGGTAAAAGCAAGGGCAGCTACTGGAGCACGCTTTTACTTGGGATCATCTTCGCCCTTGCCTTTTGTCCCTACAGCGGGGTATTGTACTTTGTCATGCTCATCCCGATGACCGTTGCCAGCGCAAGCGGCCTTTACCTTCCGGCTGTCTTTGCCATAGCCACCGGTTTGCCTGTCATCCTCTTTGCCTGGCTGCTGGCTTATGCCGTCGGAAACGTCGGTAAAATCTACAATCGGATCAAGACATTTGAGATCTGGTTCAGAAGGATCGTGGCGGTTCTCTTTATTGGAGTTGGTCTGTACTATGTGATCATCATTTACTTTTAA
- a CDS encoding helix-turn-helix domain-containing protein: MNLNINEFKDLIKECLSEVKDTNPTMRSNLEEDLLTQRQAAKYLQISEPTIIKWKKQKKLPYYQNGRSILYKKSELLQALRKNNHLIEN; encoded by the coding sequence ATGAACTTAAATATCAATGAGTTCAAAGATCTTATCAAAGAATGCCTTTCAGAAGTGAAAGACACGAATCCAACCATGAGAAGTAACCTGGAAGAAGATTTATTGACCCAGCGTCAGGCAGCCAAATATCTGCAGATATCAGAGCCGACAATAATAAAGTGGAAAAAGCAAAAGAAGTTGCCATATTATCAAAACGGCCGAAGCATCCTATACAAGAAATCGGAGCTATTGCAAGCTCTCCGGAAGAATAATCATCTAATCGAAAACTAG
- a CDS encoding phage/plasmid primase, P4 family, whose protein sequence is MNSIDTPKNDLAAARQIIDSMDIFFYNQSFYSYIDHYWRPIELEIIKKKILELLDKKYRQARVNNIVDILKLMTHKTEDEINLNFHEYALNTMNGIYYLKEGKLVPHSEETKSMFSTNRINVTVDPEARCERWIQFVNEIFEPDHDRRDKIKLLQEFLGYCLTSMVSFQKALILLGTGSNGKSIILQVMEKILGEDNYSSIELNQLSNKNYIVELQNKLVNFCSEIDHKGSFSSGIFKRIITGETLTGDAKFKNPIKFQPYCKLLFATNDLPQTVDTSKGFFRRIFILKFNRSFEGDHCDPDLLKKLDAEISGIFNWLLEGLGQLIHDQAFTLPSSSEEEIFNYLEGCNSVVAFISERCTIESNTYEVYQDLYESYTEYCAQSGNKPFKKASFRNEIEKNYSPRILYTRSGEKGNHFKNVRIKNNTIYP, encoded by the coding sequence ATGAATAGCATAGATACACCTAAAAACGATCTGGCGGCAGCAAGACAGATCATCGATTCGATGGATATCTTCTTCTATAATCAGTCCTTTTATTCCTATATTGATCATTACTGGCGGCCGATTGAACTGGAGATCATTAAAAAAAAGATCCTGGAGCTTCTTGATAAAAAGTACCGCCAGGCCCGGGTAAACAATATCGTGGATATTCTCAAACTGATGACGCACAAGACGGAAGATGAGATCAATCTCAATTTTCATGAGTATGCACTGAATACCATGAATGGGATCTACTACCTAAAAGAAGGAAAACTGGTGCCTCACTCTGAAGAGACCAAGAGCATGTTTTCCACCAACCGGATCAATGTCACGGTTGATCCGGAAGCCAGGTGCGAACGTTGGATTCAATTTGTCAATGAAATCTTCGAACCGGATCACGATCGCAGGGATAAGATCAAACTGCTCCAGGAGTTCCTGGGGTACTGCCTGACCTCAATGGTTTCTTTTCAGAAAGCTTTGATACTTCTTGGCACAGGGAGCAATGGGAAAAGCATTATTCTACAGGTCATGGAAAAAATCCTGGGAGAGGACAACTATTCCAGTATTGAACTCAATCAGCTGAGCAATAAGAATTACATTGTCGAACTGCAAAACAAACTGGTAAATTTTTGCAGTGAAATTGACCACAAAGGATCTTTTTCCAGTGGGATTTTTAAACGAATCATCACCGGTGAAACATTGACCGGAGATGCAAAATTTAAGAATCCCATCAAGTTTCAACCCTATTGCAAATTGTTGTTTGCCACCAACGATCTTCCCCAGACCGTTGATACCTCGAAAGGATTCTTCAGAAGGATTTTCATTTTAAAATTCAACCGAAGCTTTGAAGGCGACCATTGCGATCCTGACCTGTTAAAAAAGCTGGACGCAGAAATCAGCGGGATCTTTAACTGGCTGCTGGAGGGCCTGGGACAGCTGATCCATGATCAGGCCTTCACCTTACCTTCAAGTTCTGAAGAAGAAATCTTCAATTACCTGGAAGGATGCAACAGTGTGGTAGCATTCATCAGTGAACGGTGCACGATTGAAAGCAATACCTATGAAGTGTACCAGGACCTGTATGAAAGCTACACGGAATATTGTGCTCAATCCGGCAATAAGCCCTTCAAGAAAGCCAGTTTCCGAAATGAAATCGAGAAGAACTACTCACCCAGGATCCTTTATACACGCAGTGGGGAAAAAGGAAATCATTTTAAAAACGTCCGGATAAAAAATAATACTATATATCCCTGA
- a CDS encoding nitrophenyl compound nitroreductase subunit ArsF family protein, giving the protein MKQLLMATIALMMGLVHLSCSGQPQQKPNTSSSEVKSQVGLYYFHFERRCSTCISVEEKSKKAFEELFPEQVKAGEYFFKGVNLDEKSSAEIADELGVGMQTLMVVHGDTKIDITGEGFMYAHDYDKLKEEIKKAVEKALKG; this is encoded by the coding sequence ATGAAACAGTTATTGATGGCAACCATTGCCCTGATGATGGGCCTGGTTCATCTTTCCTGCAGTGGCCAGCCACAACAAAAGCCAAACACTTCCAGCAGCGAAGTAAAATCTCAGGTCGGCCTTTACTATTTCCATTTTGAAAGAAGGTGCAGTACCTGCATCTCGGTTGAAGAAAAGTCAAAGAAGGCTTTCGAGGAACTGTTCCCGGAGCAGGTCAAAGCCGGTGAATATTTCTTCAAAGGTGTTAACCTGGATGAAAAGAGCAGTGCCGAAATTGCCGATGAACTGGGCGTGGGAATGCAAACTCTGATGGTGGTGCATGGTGATACCAAAATTGATATCACCGGCGAGGGATTTATGTATGCCCACGATTACGACAAGCTGAAAGAAGAGATCAAAAAGGCGGTTGAAAAGGCATTAAAGGGATAA
- a CDS encoding winged helix-turn-helix domain-containing protein, with amino-acid sequence MVVKQNYFSEDQVKLARFSKALSNPVRVFILDYLISNMDKCCYSGDMAENLPIARSTLSEHLKELKNAGLIQGEINPPFIKYCINRENWEEMKQLLVRFLNQSAENSGSKKCSK; translated from the coding sequence ATGGTTGTAAAACAAAATTATTTCTCCGAAGATCAGGTAAAACTGGCCCGTTTCAGCAAGGCCTTATCCAATCCGGTGAGGGTCTTCATCCTTGATTATCTCATCAGCAACATGGACAAATGCTGCTACAGCGGGGATATGGCTGAAAACCTTCCCATTGCGCGTTCTACTCTTTCAGAGCATCTGAAAGAACTTAAAAATGCAGGATTGATACAGGGTGAAATCAATCCTCCCTTCATTAAGTATTGCATTAACCGTGAAAACTGGGAGGAAATGAAACAATTACTGGTCAGATTTTTAAATCAATCCGCCGAAAATTCAGGTTCTAAAAAATGTTCAAAATAA